GAGCCGCACGGTCGACGTGGAGCAGTTCTGCTCGTGGTCGGCGTGCAGCACGAAGAGCATGTCCAGGGCCTTGACCAGCTCCGGGTCGGCCTCGTACGGCTCGGCCGGGAACCCGAAGGTCATCCGGAGGAAGTTCTCCACCAGGCCCTTGGAGTTGTCCGGGTACAGGAACGGCTGCCCCACGGACTTCTTGTAGGCGTAGGCCGCGATCGTGGGCAGCTTGGCCAGCAGGCGGTAGGTGGACATCTCGACCTGGGCGTGGTCGAAGGGGTCCAGCGAGTCCTGGTAGAAGGTCGACAGGGCGCTGACCGCCGAGGAGAGCACCGGCATCGGGTGCGCGTCCCGCGGGAATCCCTTGAAGAACTGCTTCAGGTCCTCGTGCAGCAGGGTGTGCCGGCGGATCTTCTGGTCGAAGTCCTCCAGCTGCGCCGGCGTCGGCAGCTCACCGTGGATGAGCAGGTAGGAGACCTCGACGAAGCTGGCCTTGCCGGCCAGCTGGTCGATCGGGTACCCGCGGTAGCGCAGGATCCCGGCGTCTCCGTCGATGTAGGTGACGGCCGACGTGCAGGCCGCCGTGTTCACGAAGCCGATGTCCAGGGCGACCTTGCCGGTCGTGGCCAGCAGCTTGCTGGTGTCGATGCCCTCGGCGCCCTCGGACGAGGGGACGACGGGCAGGTTCAGGTCCCCACCGGGGTAGGCCAGGCGTACGTCTGTGTCGGTCATCGTCGTGGACGCTACCGGTCAGGGGTGCGTCATCGACAGCACGTCCAGGGCGGCGTCGAGCTGCTGCTCGGTCAGCTTCCCGGCCTCGACGTAACCGCGCTCCACCACGACCTGGCGGATCGTCTTCTGCTCCTTGAGC
This sequence is a window from Geodermatophilaceae bacterium NBWT11. Protein-coding genes within it:
- a CDS encoding citrate synthase, yielding MTDTDVRLAYPGGDLNLPVVPSSEGAEGIDTSKLLATTGKVALDIGFVNTAACTSAVTYIDGDAGILRYRGYPIDQLAGKASFVEVSYLLIHGELPTPAQLEDFDQKIRRHTLLHEDLKQFFKGFPRDAHPMPVLSSAVSALSTFYQDSLDPFDHAQVEMSTYRLLAKLPTIAAYAYKKSVGQPFLYPDNSKGLVENFLRMTFGFPAEPYEADPELVKALDMLFVLHADHEQNCSTSTVRLVGSSHANLFASVSAGINALFGPLHGGANQSVLEMLEAIKADGGDIGKFVQRVKDKEPGVKLMGFGHRVYKNYDPRAAIVKATADNVLDKLGGNSELLDLARQLEEIALTDDYFVQRKLYPNVDFYTGLIYRAMGFPTRMFTVLFALGRLPGWIAQWREMIEDPATKIGRPRQLYTGPTERAFVPLDAR